In Chiroxiphia lanceolata isolate bChiLan1 chromosome 2, bChiLan1.pri, whole genome shotgun sequence, a single genomic region encodes these proteins:
- the SLC19A2 gene encoding thiamine transporter 1 yields MAGPRGGRPARRSARAAGGGGVCCWALPTGLLCAYGFFCSVRPSEPFLTRYLLGPYKNLSETQVFNEIYPVWTYSYLALLFPVFLATDYLRYKPVVLLQGLSLIVTWFMLLYAQGLRAVQFLEFFYGMGTATDIAYYSYIYSVVDVNLYQKVTSYCRSATLVGYTVGSVSGQVLVSVAGWSLFSLNVISLTSISIAFGTAWFLPMPQKSLFFHHVSSQQLSCEMKVMDCKNGAAVQDHPDVQSAPGWEDETKVPLNGQGHSAEKQEQKVDIVKVLKDLWRDFLQCYSSRTMLCWSVWWALSTCGYFQVINYAQGLWEMVLPSHSTEIYNGAVEAASTLLGAVAVVVVGHIKTSWAMWGEVALALFSFLIAAAVYVMDTVHNIWVCYGSYVVFRIIYMMLITIATFQIATNLSVERYALVFGVNTFIALALQTVLTLIVVDASGLGLDIFTQFMIYASYFAVISLVFLVSGICSIVRAYRRQEQMQSRSPESQ; encoded by the exons ATGGCGGGACCCCGCGGGGGGCGGCCGGCGCGGCGCTCCGCCCGGGctgccggcggcggcggcgtgTGCTGCTGGGCGCTGCCCACGGGGCTGCTCTGCGCCTACGGCTTCTTCTGCAGCGTGCGGCCGTCCGAGCCTTTCCTCACCCGCTACCTGCTGGGGCCGTACAAGAATCTCTCTGAGACCCAG GTGTTCAACGAGATTTACCCGGTGTGGACTTACTCCTACCTGGCGCTGCTGTTCCCGGTGTTCCTGGCCACAGACTACCTGCGGTACAAGCCcgtggtgctgctgcagggcctgAGCCTCATCGTCACCTGGTTCATGCTGCTGTACGCCCAGGGGCTGCGGGCCGTCCAGTTCCTCGAGTTCTTCTATGGGATGGGGACGGCCACCGACATCGCCTATTACTCCTACATCTACAGCGTCGTCGATGTCAACCTGTACCAGAAGGTCACCAGCTACTGCCGGAGCGCCACCCTGGTGGGCTACACGGTGGGCTCGGTGTCCGGGCAGGTCCTTGTGTCGGTGGCAGGATGGTCCCTCTTCAGCTTGAACGTTATCTCCTTAACCAGCATATCCATTGCCTTTGGCACAGCATGGTTTCTGCCGATGCcacaaaaaagccttttctttcacCACGTCTCAAGTCAACAACTCAGCTGTGAAATGAAGGTGATGGACTGTAAAAATGGAGCGGCTGTCCAAGATCATCCTGATGTGCAGAGCGCACCTGGCTGGGAGGATGAGACAAAAGTTCCCTTAAATGGGCAGGGTCattcagcagagaaacag GAGCAGAAAGTAGACATCGTAAAGGTGCTCAAGGATCTCTGGCGGGACTTCCTGCAGTGCTACTCCTCCCGGACCATGCTCTGCTGGTCCGTGTGGTGGGCACTGTCCACCTGTGGATACTTCCAGGTCATCAACTACGCTCAggggctgtgggagatggtgctGCCTTCTCATAGCACAGAGATCTACAACGGTGCCGTGGAGGCAGCCTCGACGCTCCTAG GAGCTGTTGCAGTCGTTGTTGTGGGTCACATAAAAACATCCTGGGCAATGTGGGGTGAAGTGGCACTTGCCCTGTTCTCCTTtctcattgctgctgctgtatATGTCATGGACACTGTTCATAACATTTGGGTGTGCTATGGGTCCTATGTTGTCTTCAGAATTATCTACATGATGCTAATCACGATAGCAAC GTTCCAGATCGCTACAAATCTCAGCGTGGAGCGGTATGCCCTGGTGTTTGGGGTCAATACTTTCATTGCCTTAGCACTTCAGACTGTGCTCACTTTGATTGTTGTGGATGCCAGTGGGCTTGGGTTGGACATCTTCACTCAG ttCATGATTTACGCCTCTTACTTTGCGGTCATCTCACTGGTGTTCTTGGTCAGTGGCATATGCAGTATTGTGAGAGCTTACAGAAGACAAGAGCAGATGCAAAGCAGATCTCCTGAAAGCCAGTAG